In Raphanus sativus cultivar WK10039 unplaced genomic scaffold, ASM80110v3 Scaffold3548, whole genome shotgun sequence, the genomic stretch TTGAAAGGTAAAAGCAATCTACAAAGCGAACAGGGCTAAtgtcgattttacggttttataATAGCCATGTTCTTTACGTTGTCGCTGCTGCGATCCTTTACCGAACAGGGCTAATGTCTTTCTACTGCTTGTGTGTAAGATGTTCAGAGCAGTGGTATTAAAAACTAGAAAGCTACAGTAACTTCTGTTATTTTCTAAGGGATCTTATTATCGGAAAGAGACTCATCTGTTTTCTTTTGGtcaagaaaaatatgaaacacTTTGTCCTCAAATGCAAATATAATACCTTTTTTACTAAGAGAAGGTTGTAATCGAATGCCAATATAAATTCTATTAATTATTCGATTACCTTTTGATGAAATGTCAATTTCAAATCCAAAATGTATTTTCCCGGAATGATAAATTCTATTATTCGATTACAAGCTGACATGAGGCCGAAGCTTTGGACATATACGTCAAATCCTTCATTATGATCTGACCATTATCCATGCACGTTCTATGTAATCTGATCGTAGCAGTCTTTAAACGATGAGCGTTTTTCAGAATGTAAGCTGCGGCTTCTCTCTCATCTAGTGTTCCTCCATAGCCTCTCCATTGAAGAATCTCGAGATGGAAGCTCAACCATTTAGGAACAGGGCTCGGTTCCGAGCCTAAACAGTACTGTTGATTCTCGGTATCTTTGGGATATGTCTAGGAAACATAAAAAGGCATGGATTATATCAATTAAAAGTTTCTTGAAACTGATTACAAAGACGGGACAAAAGTGAACTTACGCGACCTAGCTTGAGAGATtgtaaataaggaaaatatttcAGCAAACTCAGAAGTAGATTAGAGCGAAAACTGTTGCAAACTTCTAGTTCAAGATGAAGAAGCCGGTTGAAGATTAAACTATCCCTTAGATCAAGAACCTGTGGCTgtgtacacaaaaaaaaacactgttACTTAATCTTGAAAGCAATTGATATATTTTCAAAGCAAATGAAACCAATATTGcggaaaaataaagattttaagGGGTTTACCAGTGAAGGATACAAACATATAACAAGATGCTCAACGGAAGAAAGAACTCTCAgaagattttcatttttggaCATATCAACTGATACATCTGCCTCCACCAGTTTAGGCATATCCTCAAGAAAGTTATAATAACCGCAGCGATCGAAGATCTTTAGGTAATTTAAAAAAGGAGTGTTTATCTCGAGTCTTGGTTCATCAGAATTATAATAGGCACGTTCTGAAGTAATGGATAATCTCTGTAGAGAAGGGACTGACATGTTGAACAAAAAACGACCACGACTGCAAAGTCTTTGGAGGAATAGATCTTCAAGAACAGGACAGGCCGATAAAAGTCTTGCGAAAGATTCTTCGCACCCGAAATTCACACATGTGAGGTGCAAAATTTTCAGGGAAAGGAAACAAATAGGAGAATCAACAACGTCCAAAATAATCCTACCTTGAAGTTTCAAGACAAGGAGTGTTTTAAAGACCGTGAGGTTATTGGGAAATGTGATGGGAGTGTAATAaccataataataattcaaattGATTTTCATCTCTAGGAGATTGGAACGGATATTTGGGAATAACAGATTATCTATGGAATCGGTGTACTTCCCAAGTttgagatttagggttttgagagCTTCATGTAATGGCAAGGACGTGACACAAAATTGGTCAAATCCAAGGGAACCAATGTAAGGACATGTTTCGTCATACACGAGCACTGGCATCATCTTCCACACATATTTCCATCGTGTAGACAATAAGCTTGTGGACATTGCAGTTCTTACCGGAGTCAGTGAGAGGATTCTTAAGAGCAAATCGTCAGGAAGGTGACT encodes the following:
- the LOC108836209 gene encoding putative F-box/FBD/LRR-repeat protein At5g56810 — encoded protein: MKVARLGSEEVLHPDRISHLPDDLLLRILSLTPVRTAMSTSLLSTRWKYVWKMMPVLVYDETCPYIGSLGFDQFCVTSLPLHEALKTLNLKLGKYTDSIDNLLFPNIRSNLLEMKINLNYYYGYYTPITFPNNLTVFKTLLVLKLQGRIILDVVDSPICFLSLKILHLTCVNFGCEESFARLLSACPVLEDLFLQRLCSRGRFLFNMSVPSLQRLSITSERAYYNSDEPRLEINTPFLNYLKIFDRCGYYNFLEDMPKLVEADVSVDMSKNENLLRVLSSVEHLVICLYPSLVLDLRDSLIFNRLLHLELEVCNSFRSNLLLSLLKYFPYLQSLKLGRTYPKDTENQQYCLGSEPSPVPKWLSFHLEILQWRGYGGTLDEREAAAYILKNAHRLKTATIRLHRTCMDNGQIIMKDLTYMSKASASCQLVIE